Genomic window (Candidatus Dadabacteria bacterium):
AATTCTCTCCAGGTTACTCCGGTGGGCCAAATGCCACCAGTGAAGGGTTTGAAGGTGATTCTTCAGTAAATCCTTGGGACTTTATATTCACGCTTGAAGGCGCCATCATGTTCGCTGGTGCCGCAACGCGCCGTCATCAGAGCACTACTGATCCCGGTGCGAGTTTCCCTTTCATGGTAAGTACGGTTGGTGCTGGACATGGAAGTGTCTCCGGTGCTGACGAAGCAAAATCCAGGGCGGAATTCTGGGCACCTCTGTGGAAACATCCGGCCAGTTGCGAGGAAGTCACTGTCTTGTTAAAAGAAGGACGTGCAGTGTTGCGGGGCAAGAACGCGCGTAACGGATTGGACTTCGCGCGGGCCGTTGCAAGCCTCGGGATTAACCGCGGAGTAGAACATTTCGAGCGTTACGGGTTCCTCGAGCGATCTGGAAAAGCCTATCTGTCAGTATCTCTCGGCAAGCGAAAGGTGCTCCATGAGGTTCCTGACTCTACACGACTGATAGAGGATCTCGATGTGGGAAGATGGCTTGAGAGGGTTCGCCGGTTTGCACGGAGGACTGATTCTTCTTCCGCACGGAATTCCATAAGAAAACTGGAAGACTCTCTTTTTGAAATGACTGCGACAGGTTATGGCACTCCCCGCTCTTTACAGAATACGCTTGTTGCTATCGGGGACTTTGTATTGTGGCTTGCAAGAGTTGAAGGTTCGCTTGATGAAAAACCCCCTCCCCCGCCACGACTTTCAAGCGAGTGGATACACAAAGCCAATGATGGAACTTGTGAATACAGGATAGCAAGGGCTCTTGCCAGCATTGGTTGGCAGTCTTCCCACGAGGAAGAACCAGCCTCAGGAGTTGAGACAGCAATTTCCCGACAGACATCCGGAGCAGAGACAGGAGACCCCCGGACGGCAAATGGTCATGGAGAGGAAATACCCATGGCCGCTCATTTCGTTCCTGTGGTTTCGGCATCAGTAATGAGAAGATATAGAGAGTGGGATGTTCAGTCCAACAAGAAGCTGTGTGTTCTGGAATCAACAGATATCGTTTCCGGTCTGGTTTCGGTGCTGCAACGACGTCTTATTGAACAGAATACCAGAGACCTACAGGACAAACCTTTGTATGGAACCATAAAAGTTAACTGGATGGATATCTCTGCGTTTCTCTCGCCCAACTTTGACTATGCACGCTGTAAACGGATTCTTTCCGGTCTCGTCTGGGTGCGTCCCGCAATTTTTCTTGAATCTGCTTCTGAAAGTTCCAGTCAGCCGCTTCCCCCATTCCCTTACGCAGCATTAAAGCCTGTGTTTACTCCAGATACAACCCTTGAGGAAGCAAGCATATTACCGCCAAGCGGCAAAATTCCTGTTCCTTCCGGTATTGTCGCGCAATTGCGGAGTGATAAAGTGGATGAAGCGGTACGAATGGCTTTCGCAAGGGTTAGGGCATCAGGAATTGATTCGCATTTCAGTGGGCGACCACCTTCTGCAGGAACATACAGTTTCACTGCCGCAATCAGCGGGAAACTGCTTGCTGCGTCCATGGTAATTCCACTGCGCGAACAGGATCTGAAGTACATTGTCGGGCGGGCATACCGCATAGAGAAAGAAGCACAAAACACATAATAAGGAGTGAAGAATGCCAATTAATATATCTACTCTTTTTGAGTCTCCTCGACTGCTCGTTGAGGCGACACTAAGACCTCTTCAAGGGTCTCGTTTTCAGCCAACCGGATTTCCAAATCTTGGACATGCGGTCTTTGAAGACCCCGAGGGAGCGGGACAGATTATTCTAGTTGAAAGTTCTCAGAGCATGGCCAACCGCCTTGAGGCCGTCTGTTGGGATGATGTCGCTGATGACTGGGTTGAACCTCTCAGAGGGTTGCCCCTGATAAAAGTTGTTGATAAAGAGGGAGAATCGCTTACAAACTCTGTTCTGGAATCCCATAGAATCAATTCTCCCTACATACTTGAGAGCAAAGACAGGACTGTATTTAACATCCTCAAGGAAAGCCTTGCGTCTATGGATGAGAGAAGAGTCGATATACGCGAACTAGCACGAATCCTTATGAAATATGACACAAACTCTTTGCTACACGGAGTTTTCCTAGCAAAAAAAGAACTTGCCGGAGGTAGGCTGCGGCTGCCTCGTGTCCTTTCTTCTTTCATAGAGGCAAGGGATGTCAGAGTCGCGACCAGTGGAGGAGTGAAGAATGACATCGTAAACCCCAAAGGAGATACGGGTAAAGGGTTCGGAAATGTTCCCTTTGCGAGGGATGAGTGGACATGTGGAAATATGACTGCCTACTTTAACCTTGACCTCAGACAGATCCAGTCTTTCGGACTGGGAGAAGAT
Coding sequences:
- the cas7u gene encoding type I-U CRISPR-associated RAMP protein Csb1/Cas7u encodes the protein MPINISTLFESPRLLVEATLRPLQGSRFQPTGFPNLGHAVFEDPEGAGQIILVESSQSMANRLEAVCWDDVADDWVEPLRGLPLIKVVDKEGESLTNSVLESHRINSPYILESKDRTVFNILKESLASMDERRVDIRELARILMKYDTNSLLHGVFLAKKELAGGRLRLPRVLSSFIEARDVRVATSGGVKNDIVNPKGDTGKGFGNVPFARDEWTCGNMTAYFNLDLRQIQSFGLGEDAERLLIVFGLFKIRKFLNEGLRLRTACDLGVESITVTQPDKFQFPSLDELSGELPELIDAVGKQQMFSDPSVLKVTYRK
- the csx17 gene encoding type I-U CRISPR-associated protein Csx17, which codes for MKNDKIPYTIPLGGCYSKPLSCYLKALGVFRLVANPLNRVGGVAADYRAKGFWTNDQFSLLSRLSCEDLLSFFLEDYVPSPIIAPWNGGSCFFPSKKNTAFDALSKTNDISKRFLPLQEVIQIAERAIRNRGLSARPEGEQKAELISALRAEYPEYALGWLDAVLAFHSGRISFPPLLGTGGNDGNFDFTNNFMQRLVSEETGLFEVKSGKPLPNTERLLRTSLFGDTSQGLSKVAVGQFSPGYSGGPNATSEGFEGDSSVNPWDFIFTLEGAIMFAGAATRRHQSTTDPGASFPFMVSTVGAGHGSVSGADEAKSRAEFWAPLWKHPASCEEVTVLLKEGRAVLRGKNARNGLDFARAVASLGINRGVEHFERYGFLERSGKAYLSVSLGKRKVLHEVPDSTRLIEDLDVGRWLERVRRFARRTDSSSARNSIRKLEDSLFEMTATGYGTPRSLQNTLVAIGDFVLWLARVEGSLDEKPPPPPRLSSEWIHKANDGTCEYRIARALASIGWQSSHEEEPASGVETAISRQTSGAETGDPRTANGHGEEIPMAAHFVPVVSASVMRRYREWDVQSNKKLCVLESTDIVSGLVSVLQRRLIEQNTRDLQDKPLYGTIKVNWMDISAFLSPNFDYARCKRILSGLVWVRPAIFLESASESSSQPLPPFPYAALKPVFTPDTTLEEASILPPSGKIPVPSGIVAQLRSDKVDEAVRMAFARVRASGIDSHFSGRPPSAGTYSFTAAISGKLLAASMVIPLREQDLKYIVGRAYRIEKEAQNT